The following proteins are encoded in a genomic region of Papaver somniferum cultivar HN1 unplaced genomic scaffold, ASM357369v1 unplaced-scaffold_10, whole genome shotgun sequence:
- the LOC113326012 gene encoding auxin-responsive protein SAUR78-like produces MAKGLTKLKSVMKKWQSFGKRSSNGSSIAHNSSLSSSISSSSSDDQHQMYMAQGEGDLHPVYVGKSRRRYLISSDIIENPLVRELVDRSSGSDSVTVGCEVVLFEHLLWMLQNADPQPESLDELVDFYAC; encoded by the coding sequence ATGGCTAAAGGATTAACAAAGCTGAAGTCAGTGATGAAGAAATGGCAATCATTTGGCAAAAGATCATCAAATGGAAGTTCAATAGCACATAATTCATCACTatcatcttcaatatcttcatcatcatctgatGATCAACATCAAATGTATATGGCTCAAGGAGAAGGTGATCTTCACCCAGTTTACGTTGGAAAATCAAGACGCCGTTATCTTATTAGTTCTGACATTATTGAGAATCCGTTAGTTAGAGAGCTAGTGGACCGTTCAAGTGGGTCAGATTCTGTTACAGTTGGTTGTGAAGTGGTTTTGTTTGAGCATTTACTATGGATGCTGCAAAATGCTGACCCTCAGCCTGAATCTCTTGATGAATTAGTTGATTTCTATGCTTGTTAA